From the genome of Ptychodera flava strain L36383 chromosome 22, AS_Pfla_20210202, whole genome shotgun sequence, one region includes:
- the LOC139123078 gene encoding uncharacterized protein, with the protein MSDDFLDWDHLEINLDDVLKDCPEYDEGVLDDDVYDDNVAPTGLLTSENRQPAEKRAADAANQTCRPIFVCPVCGREYLSISGFRGHVKLKHDRPELKAYNHKKGSGQAPVATSLKTQGLFSSPESFEKIVVCGVTEVFSAMMNSEFLALGKHGSIVKELLTEAERLDLNEVSKFLTEELYPLFHKVGTGTSLSSDYEKFFANFHAKRCDKSFMDKIANKVFSTESSNAHVYCQVFLRELIDLIIGKQSESMAKELKDQDTSLSQHDQEILAYIAGYIIHALQNKYWKSEIVSRELKKLTKECTQSFKGYGAWLEISDRGGLKYPSNDFFLLIRVIENKLRQLVDLERLSSTSMLNDKLLEDVMCDTLVKYQMERALQGPCDGVGFFILESVVKCFSKIRGHAVAKLCRKQMWKERSSFKQAKADKKSLRGSLKDKNH; encoded by the exons ATGAGTGACGACTTTTTAGATTGGGACCACCTGGAAATAAACCTTGACGATGTTCTCAAGGACTGTCCTGAATATGACGAGGGTGTTTTGGACGACGATGTATACGATGATAACGTGGCGCCTACAGGCTTACTAACAAGCGAAAACCGACAACCTGCAGAGAAACGGGCCGCAGACGCAGCCAACCAGACGTGCAGGCCGATATTTGTTTGCCCAGTGTGTGGGCGTGAGTATCTGTCTATATCGGGGTTCAGGGGTCACGTCAAGTTGAAGCACGATCGTCCAGAATTGAAAG CATATAACCACAAGAAGGGAAGTGGACAAGCTCCTGTGGCAACTTCCTTAAAAACACAAGGACTTTTCTCGTCTCcggaaagttttgaaaaaatcgTCGTTTGTGGTGTAACAGAAGTTTTCTCTGCAATGATGAATAGTGAATTCCTTGCTCTTGGTAAACATGGTAGCATTGTAAAAGAACTTTTAACCGAAGCAGAACGTTTGGATCTAAATGAAGTCAGCAAATTTTTGACAGAGGAACTGTATCCATTGTTTCATAAGGTTGGAACAGGTACCAGCTTATCATCAGACTATGAGaagttttttgcaaattttcatgccAAACGTTGTGACAAGTCTTTTATGGACAAAATAGCTAACAAGGTTTTCAGCACTGAGAGTTCAAATGCCCATGTATATTGTCAGGTATTCCTACGAGAATTGATTGATCTTATCATTGGCAAACAATCAGAGTCAATGGCGAAAGAGTTGAAGGACCAGGACACATCACTAAGTCAGCATGATCAGGAAATTTTGGCTTATATAGCAGGGTACATAATACATGCACTTCAAAACAAATACTGGAAATCAGAAATTGTGTCAAGGGAGTTAAAAAAGCTAACAAAGGAATGTACACAGAGTTTCAAGGGGTATGGTGCATGGTTGGAAATCAGTGATAGGGGAGGGTTAAAATATCcatcaaatgatttttttcttttaataagagtaattgaaaacaaattaagACAACTGGTTGACCTAGAACGGCTTAGTTCTACATCCATGTTGAATGATAAGCTCCTTGAAGATGTTATGTGTGACACCTTAGTAAAGTATCAAATGGAGAGGGCACTTCAGGGTCCATGTGATGGGGTTGGGTTTTTCATTTTGGAATCCGTTGTCAAATGTTTCTCCAAAATCCGTGGTCATGCTGTCGCCAAACTATGCAGGAAACAAATGTGGAAAGAACGGTCATCATTTAAACAAGCTAAAGCTGACAAAAAGTCTTTGCGTGGTAGCCTAAAAGATAAGAaccattaa
- the LOC139123075 gene encoding uncharacterized protein, translated as MEKSLCQPRKKRRKSVAQKRKYHYKKPINESIDHVSVADSQLSSMPDLKTDFESEVCTNQHVVNPNKQTRKRRYKKIASYRKYHYSHSKASSSSLNKPCNQDFTAPDSIVDVLAEPQKSQCEISSTDSTVGDTCCSVLDNQLWVTDFLSESTEYENKLIKTEETDTEGHSANQFIVILDKPYVYDPAIDIDELFSVIFVMM; from the exons ATGGAAAAGTCAT TGTGTCAGCCAAGGAAAAAACGAAGGAAGTCTGTTGCGCAGAAACGAAAGTACCACTACAAGAAGCCTATAAATGAAAGTATAGACCATGTCag CGTTGCTGATTCTCAATTGTCTTCAATGCCTGACTTGAAAACAGATTTTGAATCAGAAGTGTGTACTAACCAGCATGTTGTTaatccaaacaaacaaacaag GAAAAGAAGGTATAAGAAAATAGCATCATACAGAAAATACCACTACAGTCACAGCaaggcatcatcatcatcattgaatAAGCCATGCAATCAAGATTTTACAGCCCCTGACTCCATTGTTGATGTTCTTGCAGAGCCACAGAAATCACAATGTGAAATATCCTCCACAGATAGTACAGTTGGTGATACATGTTGTAGTGTATTGGATAATCAATTGTGGGTGACTGATTTTCTGAGTGAGTCAACTGAGTATGagaacaaattaattaagaCAGAGGAAACTGATACTGAAGGTCATAGTGCAAATCAATTCATAGTGATTTTAGATAAGCCATATGTGTATGATCCTGCAATTGATATTGATGAATTATTTTCAGTAATCTTTGTAATGATGTAA